A genomic segment from Pseudomonadales bacterium encodes:
- the grxD gene encoding Grx4 family monothiol glutaredoxin gives MDVMDQIKDQIEKNPVILYMKGSPNAPQCGFSARTAEALMNCGARFAFVDILANPEIRANLPRYGNWPTFPQLWVKGELIGGCDIVTEMYAKGELQPLVKEAAAE, from the coding sequence ATGGATGTCATGGATCAAATCAAAGATCAGATCGAAAAAAACCCCGTCATCCTCTACATGAAAGGCAGCCCTAACGCACCACAGTGCGGCTTTTCTGCGCGTACAGCGGAAGCCTTGATGAACTGCGGCGCACGCTTTGCGTTTGTCGATATCTTGGCGAACCCAGAAATCCGCGCCAACTTGCCGCGCTACGGCAACTGGCCCACCTTCCCGCAGTTGTGGGTCAAAGGGGAATTGATTGGCGGCTGCGATATCGTCACAGAAATGTACGCCAAAGGCGAATTGCAGCCATTGGTTAAAGAAGCTGCTGCCGAATAA
- the hutX gene encoding heme utilization cystosolic carrier protein HutX → MSEATVQLAGSQALDLLQQISTWGNTTTIILHGGSVFEFKGDFPTGTMAEGFYNLKGNGGFEGHLNLESVQSIQFQSKNHRGRESHALVFVDKNNDTIFKIFLGRDAEGNLLQHQLEKFEQLRQQAVSH, encoded by the coding sequence ATGAGTGAAGCAACGGTACAACTGGCCGGTTCACAAGCGCTCGATTTGTTACAGCAAATCAGCACTTGGGGCAACACCACTACCATCATTTTGCATGGTGGCAGCGTATTTGAATTTAAAGGGGATTTCCCAACAGGTACCATGGCCGAAGGTTTTTACAACCTGAAAGGCAATGGCGGTTTTGAAGGACACCTAAATTTGGAGAGTGTGCAAAGTATTCAATTTCAAAGCAAAAATCATCGCGGTAGAGAAAGTCATGCGCTGGTTTTTGTCGATAAAAATAACGACACCATCTTCAAAATTTTTCTAGGTCGTGATGCTGAAGGCAATTTACTTCAGCATCAACTAGAGAAGTTTGAACAACTGCGTCAACAAGCAGTCTCGCACTAA
- a CDS encoding efflux RND transporter periplasmic adaptor subunit, producing MAVQHSSAKRWLIVFIACLALLLALAGYKFLQIRHLMAVAASYPEPSETVEATTAQKQNWQSTVTTVGEVLAPQSIELRNELEGRVVAVELQAGGAIKKDQMLLKLDASEDIAQLRAAQADAELAKASLARYNKLVAQKLTSREQYDQARAQYAVAVARAQELQAVIDKKIITAPFDGYAGLHHLQVGQYLTANTLITQLVGSLTTVWVDFYLPQQQGNIALGTDVHIHANGLPTTVFSGKITAIDPTISSSSRNFKVRAAVNNTEEKLKPGTLVDVQLPTTTAQSIITVPSTAVQFSDAGHFVYLIEPDKEGVLRAKIRNVDVGEENNLRMVIKNGLQTGERIAADGSFKLHDGMRVNIKEHSQESIK from the coding sequence ATGGCAGTTCAACACTCATCCGCAAAACGCTGGTTGATTGTTTTTATCGCGTGTTTGGCGCTGTTGCTGGCTTTGGCGGGCTACAAATTTTTGCAAATCCGTCATTTGATGGCGGTGGCGGCTTCGTATCCAGAACCCTCAGAAACGGTAGAAGCCACCACAGCACAAAAGCAAAACTGGCAATCCACTGTCACCACAGTGGGCGAAGTGCTCGCGCCACAATCCATTGAATTGCGCAATGAATTGGAAGGCCGCGTTGTCGCTGTTGAATTGCAAGCAGGTGGAGCCATCAAAAAAGATCAAATGCTACTGAAGTTGGATGCCAGCGAAGACATTGCCCAGCTGCGCGCCGCACAAGCAGATGCAGAATTAGCAAAAGCATCATTAGCGCGTTACAACAAATTGGTCGCACAAAAATTAACCAGCCGTGAACAATACGATCAAGCGCGCGCGCAGTACGCAGTGGCTGTTGCTCGCGCACAAGAATTACAGGCTGTCATTGATAAAAAAATTATCACCGCACCTTTTGATGGCTATGCGGGGTTGCACCATTTACAAGTTGGGCAATATCTCACGGCCAATACGCTCATCACACAATTGGTCGGCTCACTCACTACTGTGTGGGTAGATTTTTATTTGCCGCAACAACAAGGCAATATCGCGCTCGGTACCGATGTTCACATTCATGCCAACGGCCTACCAACAACAGTATTCTCAGGCAAAATAACAGCCATTGACCCCACCATTTCATCCAGCTCACGCAATTTTAAAGTGCGCGCCGCCGTCAACAATACTGAAGAAAAATTAAAACCGGGTACGCTGGTGGATGTCCAACTACCAACCACCACAGCACAATCAATCATTACCGTGCCATCCACTGCCGTGCAATTCAGCGACGCAGGACATTTTGTTTATCTCATTGAGCCAGATAAAGAAGGCGTGCTGCGCGCAAAAATTCGCAATGTGGATGTAGGTGAAGAGAATAACCTGCGCATGGTGATAAAAAATGGCTTGCAAACCGGTGAGCGTATAGCCGCTGACGGCTCATTCAAATTACACGATGGTATGCGCGTTAACATCAAGGAGCACAGTCAGGAATCAATCAAATGA
- a CDS encoding PPOX class F420-dependent oxidoreductase translates to MSSTTTIPESHHDILKGNNYAQVAMVMPNGSLANNVVAFVWDGEFVRFSTIKSRQKYKNLSGDQRVALCIVDPKNPWRYIEIRGSVEIQEDTDRSFINSIAKKYMNQDHYPFDQPGDVRIIFTVKPTRIRAEYVHAADGTPENIGIQRG, encoded by the coding sequence ATGAGTTCGACAACAACCATTCCCGAATCGCACCACGATATCCTCAAAGGCAACAACTACGCGCAAGTGGCGATGGTGATGCCCAATGGCTCGCTGGCCAACAATGTGGTGGCTTTTGTATGGGATGGCGAGTTCGTGCGTTTCAGCACCATAAAATCACGACAAAAATATAAAAACCTTTCCGGCGACCAGCGCGTAGCTCTGTGTATCGTTGATCCTAAAAATCCGTGGCGCTATATAGAAATTCGCGGCAGTGTTGAAATCCAAGAAGACACTGATCGCAGCTTTATCAACAGTATTGCTAAAAAATACATGAACCAAGATCACTACCCGTTTGATCAACCTGGCGATGTGCGCATTATTTTCACCGTTAAACCCACACGCATTCGCGCTGAATATGTGCATGCAGCGGATGGCACTCCTGAAAACATCGGCATACAGCGCGGCTAA
- a CDS encoding transporter associated domain-containing protein: protein MSDENNEPTEKSWLDRFMKAIGLSLRDSNDLLEILDDAHKQKLLDDEMFSIMENALKIRGKTVGDIMVPRRQMVTLKADSSLETLLTAIIESEHSRFPVLGETPDHIVGILLAKKLLPLLLKDKESFNIHDHLHNANVVPETKRISELLRDFRQNRYHMGIVVDEYGNVAGLVTIEDVLEEIVGNIEDETDTEEDERFIRPLSGQDYLVKALTPIEDFNAAFGSTLSDAEFDTMGGLIMHAFGHLPRRNESTTIQGFNFRVLNADKRQIHMLRVTLPTNNTDAE from the coding sequence ATGAGTGATGAAAATAACGAACCCACGGAAAAATCTTGGCTTGATCGTTTCATGAAAGCAATAGGCCTTTCATTGCGCGACAGCAATGACTTGCTAGAAATTCTCGATGACGCCCACAAGCAAAAGCTGCTGGATGACGAAATGTTTTCCATCATGGAAAACGCGTTAAAAATTCGAGGAAAAACTGTCGGCGATATCATGGTACCGCGCCGACAAATGGTGACGCTAAAAGCAGATAGCTCACTGGAAACACTGCTCACAGCCATCATTGAATCAGAGCACTCGCGCTTCCCTGTGTTGGGAGAAACACCCGATCATATCGTCGGCATTCTATTAGCCAAAAAACTGCTACCTCTGCTACTGAAAGACAAAGAATCTTTCAATATTCACGATCATTTACACAATGCTAATGTTGTCCCAGAAACCAAACGCATCAGTGAATTGCTGCGAGACTTTCGCCAGAATCGCTATCACATGGGTATCGTGGTCGATGAATACGGCAATGTTGCTGGATTAGTCACCATTGAAGATGTATTGGAAGAAATTGTTGGCAACATAGAGGACGAAACAGATACAGAAGAAGACGAGCGTTTCATTCGCCCGCTGTCAGGGCAAGATTATTTAGTCAAAGCGCTAACACCTATCGAAGATTTCAACGCAGCTTTTGGCTCCACCTTATCTGATGCAGAGTTTGACACCATGGGTGGTCTAATTATGCATGCCTTTGGTCATTTGCCGCGACGCAATGAAAGCACCACTATTCAAGGCTTTAATTTTCGCGTGCTCAATGCCGACAAGCGCCAAATACATATGCTGCGCGTCACTTTACCCACCAACAATACCGACGCAGAATAG
- the ybeY gene encoding rRNA maturation RNase YbeY — protein sequence MSSVDTTIQVLIDNTCDTASIPSEEQFSQWIHAALQGLRTRAEVSIGIVDEQESAVLNNQYRGKDYATNVLSFPSDLPEDFEPPLLGDLAICAAVVEREAQTQKKPLQAHWAHMVIHGCLHLLGFDHIDDEEAEQMEAREIAILHSLGFANPYETDLD from the coding sequence ATGAGTTCTGTCGACACCACCATACAAGTGTTGATTGATAACACTTGTGATACAGCATCTATCCCCAGCGAGGAGCAGTTCTCACAGTGGATTCATGCCGCGTTGCAAGGTTTGCGCACGCGCGCCGAAGTGTCTATTGGCATCGTCGATGAACAAGAAAGTGCCGTACTGAATAATCAATATCGCGGCAAAGATTACGCCACCAATGTGCTGTCTTTCCCCAGTGATCTACCAGAAGATTTTGAGCCGCCGCTGCTGGGTGATTTAGCGATTTGCGCAGCAGTGGTTGAACGCGAGGCACAAACGCAAAAAAAACCGTTACAAGCGCACTGGGCACACATGGTGATACACGGCTGCTTGCATTTACTGGGTTTTGACCACATAGACGATGAAGAAGCTGAACAAATGGAAGCGCGAGAAATTGCCATCTTGCATAGCTTAGGTTTTGCAAACCCGTACGAAACTGATCTTGATTAA
- a CDS encoding efflux RND transporter permease subunit has protein sequence MIHDIHQKSPTDIFIKRPIIAIVISLALIVVGLYAAHKLPVLQFPRIESSSLVVTTPFVGASAERVQGFITDPIERVAATVPGVDYVDSTTLAGMSTVTVWLKLNENSTAALAELTARLQQIRYELPAGAEDPSIQVNRADKQGAGFYLDVPITGTHTRASITDYLTRNVNPRLAAIPGVQRIGLEGGRAPAMRIWLDPSRLQAFNLSASDIDAALRANNLIATIGRSENNAQRIDLLANTTLKTPEDFEQLIIKDVNGAQIRLRDVANIKLGEDEGGK, from the coding sequence ATGATTCACGACATCCATCAAAAATCGCCCACCGATATTTTTATCAAGCGGCCGATTATCGCGATTGTTATTTCGCTGGCATTAATCGTTGTCGGTTTATACGCCGCGCATAAATTACCGGTGTTGCAGTTTCCACGCATTGAAAGTTCTTCATTAGTCGTCACTACACCCTTTGTCGGTGCATCCGCAGAACGCGTGCAGGGTTTTATTACGGATCCGATTGAGCGCGTTGCCGCTACTGTCCCCGGTGTGGATTATGTGGATTCCACGACGCTCGCTGGCATGAGCACGGTAACGGTTTGGCTGAAACTCAATGAAAACAGCACCGCAGCGCTCGCCGAATTAACTGCACGCTTGCAGCAAATTCGCTATGAATTACCTGCCGGTGCAGAAGACCCTTCTATTCAAGTCAATCGCGCCGATAAACAAGGCGCTGGTTTTTATCTCGATGTACCCATTACCGGCACGCACACGCGCGCTTCCATCACCGATTATTTAACGCGCAATGTGAATCCTCGACTCGCCGCCATTCCTGGTGTGCAGCGCATCGGTTTGGAAGGTGGGCGCGCACCCGCGATGCGTATTTGGCTCGACCCTTCGCGTTTACAAGCATTCAATCTCAGTGCCAGCGATATTGATGCAGCACTGCGCGCCAACAATTTAATCGCCACGATTGGTCGCAGTGAAAATAATGCACAGCGCATTGATTTGCTCGCCAACACCACACTAAAAACGCCAGAAGATTTTGAGCAACTCATCATCAAGGATGTTAACGGCGCACAAATTCGTTTACGCGATGTCGCCAACATTAAATTGGGTGAAGACGAAGGTGGAAAATAA
- a CDS encoding peroxiredoxin encodes MAVLVGKPAPDFRCAAVLGNGEIMEDFHLASVIQNKYALLFFYPLDFTFVCPSELIALNHRMDEFIARGVEVISVSIDSHFTHNAWRNTAINDGGIGAVRYTMAADLTQQIARDYDVQTDGGVAYRGAFLIDPRGIVRSQIVNDLPLGRNIDELLRLVDALQFHAEHGEVCPAGWQKGDTGMKANPAGVAEYLKQHSQKL; translated from the coding sequence ATGGCTGTGCTTGTTGGCAAACCCGCGCCTGATTTTCGCTGTGCAGCGGTATTGGGCAATGGTGAGATTATGGAGGATTTTCATCTCGCCTCCGTTATCCAAAACAAGTACGCGCTGTTGTTCTTTTATCCTCTGGACTTCACTTTTGTCTGCCCATCTGAATTGATTGCACTCAACCACCGCATGGATGAATTTATTGCGCGCGGCGTTGAAGTCATCAGCGTTTCCATCGATTCACACTTCACGCACAACGCGTGGCGCAATACCGCCATTAACGACGGCGGCATCGGCGCTGTGCGTTACACCATGGCAGCGGACCTCACGCAGCAAATTGCGCGCGATTACGATGTGCAAACTGATGGCGGCGTTGCCTATCGCGGTGCATTTTTGATTGATCCGCGCGGTATTGTGCGCAGCCAAATCGTCAATGACTTACCACTCGGTCGCAATATTGATGAATTGCTGCGTTTAGTTGATGCGCTGCAATTTCATGCCGAACACGGCGAGGTTTGCCCAGCAGGCTGGCAGAAAGGCGACACGGGTATGAAAGCCAATCCCGCTGGTGTTGCGGAATATTTAAAACAACACAGCCAAAAACTGTAA
- the lnt gene encoding apolipoprotein N-acyltransferase produces the protein MSQFFAKKWGDFAALLAGALLPLALAPFDWRWFAPLPLLAYLMLTSNISSKRRYWRSFLFGLGMYGTGASWIYVSVHDYGPAPAPLAASLIFLFSCGMALLFLIPMWSWHRFFQDKKWGITLGFPAIWMLNEWFRTWIFTGFPWLFIGYSQTETFIGNWAPVTGVYGISFLLAFFAATIFESLQQHRCSKSLLAAITLLCAGSALLGIKQWTHPTNTTQSFALIQGNVPQQLKWKPEQREAIRTLYWDASVPLWQKNSLVIWPEAAIPELYTADHPFFLRVEKQLAQNGGALITGVPTLHYDADDTPYFHNSMIGLGEASGIYNKQRLVPFGEYVPLERWLKKLLDFFKMPISDFRVGSDEQFNINSGLLTVASSICYEVAYPKLVASQAKDADFLLTVSNDTWFGNSIGPHQHLQMAQMRARENAREMLRATSNGISAHINEQGKLLARSPQFERFVMQGTVQARQGHTPYQLLGNWPMLLICWALLLLVWFKPSQPRH, from the coding sequence ATGAGCCAATTTTTTGCAAAAAAATGGGGCGACTTCGCCGCGCTCCTCGCAGGTGCATTACTGCCTTTAGCGTTAGCGCCCTTTGATTGGCGGTGGTTTGCACCGCTACCGCTGCTCGCTTATCTGATGCTAACTTCAAATATCTCAAGCAAGCGCCGCTACTGGCGCAGTTTTTTGTTTGGGCTGGGGATGTACGGCACTGGCGCATCGTGGATTTATGTCAGCGTACACGATTACGGTCCAGCACCCGCACCATTAGCCGCCAGTTTAATTTTTCTTTTTTCTTGTGGCATGGCGCTGCTTTTTCTTATTCCCATGTGGAGCTGGCATCGTTTTTTTCAAGATAAAAAATGGGGTATTACACTGGGTTTCCCCGCCATCTGGATGCTCAATGAGTGGTTTCGCACATGGATTTTTACCGGGTTTCCTTGGCTTTTTATTGGCTACAGCCAAACTGAAACTTTTATCGGCAACTGGGCGCCTGTAACCGGCGTTTACGGCATCAGCTTTTTGTTAGCGTTCTTTGCTGCAACAATTTTTGAGAGCTTGCAGCAACATCGTTGCAGTAAGTCATTGCTCGCTGCGATTACACTACTCTGCGCAGGCAGTGCGCTACTGGGAATAAAACAATGGACGCATCCTACCAACACAACGCAATCTTTTGCTTTGATACAGGGCAATGTGCCGCAACAACTGAAATGGAAACCGGAGCAGCGCGAAGCGATACGCACACTGTATTGGGATGCCAGCGTGCCGCTGTGGCAGAAAAACTCTCTAGTGATTTGGCCGGAAGCCGCAATTCCTGAACTGTACACAGCTGATCACCCATTTTTTCTACGCGTTGAAAAACAACTCGCGCAAAATGGCGGCGCATTAATCACTGGTGTACCGACATTGCATTACGATGCGGATGACACACCGTATTTTCACAACAGTATGATTGGCTTAGGCGAAGCAAGCGGCATCTACAACAAACAGCGTTTAGTGCCTTTTGGTGAATATGTGCCGCTAGAACGCTGGTTAAAAAAATTGCTCGATTTTTTCAAAATGCCGATATCCGATTTTCGCGTCGGTAGTGACGAGCAATTCAATATCAATAGCGGCTTGCTGACAGTCGCTTCCAGCATTTGCTATGAAGTGGCCTACCCCAAATTAGTCGCATCGCAAGCAAAAGACGCCGACTTTTTACTGACGGTCAGCAATGACACTTGGTTCGGCAACTCCATCGGCCCACACCAACATTTACAAATGGCACAGATGCGGGCGCGTGAAAATGCACGAGAAATGTTGCGCGCTACCAGCAACGGCATCTCTGCGCACATCAATGAACAAGGAAAGTTATTGGCGCGTTCACCACAATTTGAGCGCTTCGTTATGCAAGGCACAGTACAAGCACGACAAGGACACACGCCCTACCAACTGCTAGGCAACTGGCCAATGCTGCTGATTTGTTGGGCGCTGTTGCTGCTGGTGTGGTTTAAGCCATCACAGCCGCGCCATTAG
- a CDS encoding pyridoxamine 5'-phosphate oxidase family protein yields the protein MAESNLKQSTQDNLQNEISDFIATQKTLILSSIDPQGQPYASYAPFGIGDECLYVLLSDIALHAVNLKLNPTPSVMVIQDESASGELFARLRVTYRVEATEIAHTAGEAYETGINALVARHGQRINELKQLTDFHLFCLQPISGRYVKGFGRAYDFTGKSLNGNVISHLRDGHVKRPAA from the coding sequence ATGGCCGAATCCAATCTCAAACAATCGACGCAAGATAATTTGCAAAATGAAATTTCTGATTTTATCGCCACACAGAAGACTTTAATCCTGTCGTCAATCGACCCACAAGGTCAGCCTTATGCGTCTTATGCGCCATTCGGTATTGGCGATGAGTGTCTGTATGTTTTGTTGTCCGACATCGCACTGCATGCTGTGAATTTGAAATTAAACCCAACGCCATCCGTGATGGTGATTCAAGATGAAAGCGCTTCAGGGGAATTATTTGCACGCCTGCGCGTTACCTATCGCGTTGAAGCAACAGAAATCGCACACACTGCCGGCGAAGCCTATGAAACCGGCATCAACGCCTTGGTGGCACGACACGGCCAGCGCATCAACGAGCTGAAACAGCTCACAGACTTCCACTTATTCTGCTTGCAGCCTATCAGCGGGCGTTATGTGAAAGGTTTTGGCCGCGCCTATGATTTCACTGGCAAATCACTCAACGGCAATGTGATCTCTCACTTGCGTGACGGACATGTCAAACGCCCAGCAGCATGA
- a CDS encoding HAMP domain-containing sensor histidine kinase, with amino-acid sequence MQITLATLSHEIRNPLAGLLSVLHVLRRTTLDEQQQNLLDTASNASHTLLSLLDDVLLRADFQENIFLPHPQVVLLHETVQTLLQLFSCQAQDKGILLIAHICPTLPTSFVSDAGKIQQILSNFLSNALRFTDGGIIKLQVSAEKRPTGNTALCFRVIDSGVGISSHDLQRIMESSVTTHRPPPRRGGTGLGLAISHQLAQTLGGSLHIHSEEGRGSIFTLSLPWQEAREPTSVDLPLRHAARISYEP; translated from the coding sequence ATGCAAATTACCCTCGCCACTCTCAGCCATGAAATTCGCAACCCATTAGCTGGGCTACTATCTGTATTGCATGTCTTGCGTCGTACTACGCTGGATGAACAACAACAAAATTTATTAGATACCGCCAGCAATGCCAGCCACACCCTACTCTCTCTGTTAGACGATGTACTGCTGCGCGCAGATTTCCAAGAAAATATTTTTCTACCACACCCACAAGTCGTTTTATTACACGAAACCGTACAAACTTTGCTGCAACTTTTCAGCTGTCAGGCACAAGATAAAGGCATCCTACTGATCGCACATATTTGCCCCACGCTACCCACTTCGTTTGTCAGTGATGCAGGAAAAATCCAACAAATTCTCAGCAATTTTTTGTCCAATGCTCTGCGCTTTACCGATGGCGGTATTATCAAACTGCAAGTCAGTGCTGAAAAACGACCCACCGGCAATACAGCGCTCTGCTTTCGCGTCATTGACTCTGGCGTAGGCATCTCCAGCCATGATTTACAGCGCATCATGGAATCGAGCGTGACCACCCACAGACCACCACCGCGCCGTGGTGGAACAGGGTTAGGCTTGGCGATCAGTCATCAATTAGCACAAACCCTAGGCGGCTCACTGCACATACACAGCGAGGAAGGACGCGGTAGCATTTTTACGCTGTCACTACCTTGGCAGGAAGCGCGTGAACCGACGAGCGTTGACCTTCCCCTGCGCCATGCCGCTCGTATATCCTATGAGCCATGA
- a CDS encoding PhoH family protein, translating to MVLEPADNHRLTRLCGQLHEHLKQVEQRLHVQINVRGNVFTVHSNDAAAVTRATAALQQLYLETENDQDLTPEKVHLILQTANVSGLQNNSAKNIYEQSSIRTRKGNIKPRGAAQNHYVQSIRKYDINFGIGPAGTGKTYLAVACAVEALQSEKVERLLLVRPAVEAGEKLGFLPGDLAQKIDPYLRPLYDALYEMIGFETVGKLLERQIIEIAPLAYMRGRTLNNAFIILDESQNTTESQMKMFLTRIGFGSTAIITGDATQIDLPRGTKSGLLHANEILRDVEGISFTRFTSQDVVRHPLVQRIVDAYDRYESVQRPIV from the coding sequence TTGGTGTTGGAACCTGCCGACAACCACCGCCTGACGCGCTTGTGCGGACAACTGCACGAGCATCTCAAACAAGTTGAACAGCGCTTGCATGTGCAAATTAATGTGCGCGGTAATGTGTTTACCGTACACAGCAACGATGCCGCAGCCGTCACACGCGCCACAGCTGCTCTGCAACAACTTTATTTAGAAACCGAGAACGATCAGGATCTCACCCCAGAGAAAGTGCACCTGATTCTGCAAACGGCCAATGTTTCTGGCTTGCAGAACAACAGCGCAAAAAATATTTACGAACAATCCAGTATTCGCACACGCAAAGGCAACATCAAACCGCGCGGCGCTGCGCAGAATCACTATGTGCAATCCATCCGCAAATACGATATCAATTTTGGCATCGGCCCCGCCGGCACAGGCAAAACTTATCTCGCTGTTGCCTGCGCTGTTGAAGCCCTGCAAAGTGAAAAAGTAGAGCGCCTCTTGCTTGTGCGCCCAGCGGTAGAGGCTGGAGAAAAGCTGGGATTTCTCCCCGGCGATCTCGCGCAAAAAATTGATCCGTATCTACGCCCACTGTACGACGCACTCTATGAAATGATCGGCTTTGAAACGGTCGGCAAATTATTAGAACGGCAAATTATTGAAATCGCGCCATTGGCCTATATGCGCGGTCGCACACTGAACAACGCTTTTATTATTTTGGATGAAAGTCAGAACACCACTGAATCACAAATGAAAATGTTTTTAACGCGCATTGGCTTTGGCTCAACTGCCATCATCACCGGCGATGCCACACAGATTGATTTGCCGCGCGGCACAAAATCAGGCCTGTTGCATGCCAATGAAATTTTGCGCGATGTAGAAGGCATCAGTTTTACTCGTTTCACTTCACAGGATGTTGTGCGCCACCCACTCGTACAACGAATCGTCGATGCCTACGACCGCTACGAAAGCGTCCAGCGCCCTATTGTTTGA